From Permianibacter aggregans, a single genomic window includes:
- a CDS encoding SDR family oxidoreductase has translation MHLQGKTIWLTGASSGIGEALAQALAAHGARLILTARREALLVDVRNRCANAESHILLPFDLADVDRLDELVQTAIAKAGHIDVLINNAGIGQRATVMETTMTVDRQIMEINYFSIVALTRALLPHLLTRPDAMVVGIASLMGKFATPRRSAYCASKHALIGFMDALRAEMHDTVVKVLVVCPGWIRTPFSVSALKGDGQQQGSMDNAQKKGIPAETCAAAIIKAMHQNKAEIIVGGKERHGAWLKRFFPGLLRKLVTKVPIT, from the coding sequence ATGCATTTGCAGGGCAAGACCATTTGGTTGACGGGCGCCTCCAGTGGCATTGGTGAGGCATTGGCGCAGGCCTTGGCTGCACACGGTGCCCGTTTGATTCTGACGGCGCGCCGCGAGGCATTGCTCGTTGATGTGCGCAATCGTTGCGCCAATGCCGAATCCCATATCCTGTTGCCGTTTGATTTGGCCGATGTTGACCGATTGGATGAGCTGGTGCAAACCGCTATCGCCAAAGCCGGCCATATTGATGTGTTGATCAACAATGCCGGCATTGGTCAGCGGGCGACGGTCATGGAAACGACGATGACCGTCGATCGCCAAATCATGGAAATCAATTATTTTTCCATTGTTGCGCTGACCCGGGCCTTGTTACCGCATTTGCTGACGCGGCCGGACGCGATGGTCGTCGGCATTGCCAGCCTGATGGGCAAATTCGCGACACCGCGTCGTTCTGCCTACTGCGCCTCGAAACATGCGTTGATTGGTTTTATGGATGCGTTGCGGGCGGAAATGCACGACACCGTGGTAAAGGTACTGGTGGTTTGCCCGGGCTGGATTCGCACACCGTTTTCCGTCAGTGCCTTGAAAGGCGATGGCCAGCAGCAGGGGTCAATGGATAATGCCCAGAAAAAAGGCATACCAGCAGAAACCTGTGCTGCGGCGATTATCAAGGCGATGCATCAGAACAAGGCCGAGATCATCGTTGGCGGTAAAGAACGGCATGGCGCTTGGTTGAAGCGATTTTTTCCAGGCCTGCTGCGCAAGCTGGTCACGAAAGTACCGATAACCTGA
- a CDS encoding YajQ family cyclic di-GMP-binding protein has product MPSFDVVSEIDRHELTNAVDQARRELDTRFDFRGTDARIDHTDMQLKLVADSEFQLQQLTDIVTQKLSKRGISLGALEIADPEPSGKTVQCTVTLKEGIEQTLAKKINQLIKDAKLKVQSQINGDKLRVTGKKRDDLQEVIAMLRGADIEQPLQFNNFRD; this is encoded by the coding sequence ATGCCCTCGTTTGATGTTGTTTCCGAAATTGACCGCCATGAATTGACCAACGCGGTCGACCAGGCCCGGCGGGAATTGGACACCCGTTTCGATTTTCGCGGTACCGATGCCCGTATCGATCACACTGACATGCAATTGAAACTGGTTGCCGATTCCGAGTTCCAACTCCAACAGTTGACCGATATCGTTACCCAGAAACTCAGCAAGCGCGGCATCAGCCTTGGCGCGCTGGAAATTGCCGATCCGGAACCATCCGGCAAAACCGTGCAATGCACCGTGACGCTGAAAGAAGGTATCGAACAGACGCTGGCGAAAAAGATCAACCAATTGATCAAGGACGCCAAGCTGAAAGTGCAGTCGCAGATCAACGGCGACAAGCTTCGGGTAACCGGTAAGAAGCGTGATGACTTGCAAGAAGTCATTGCCATGTTGCGCGGCGCCGACATCGAGCAGCCTTTGCAGTTCAATAATTTCCGTGATTGA
- a CDS encoding TIGR03545 family protein — MKWLRWQGLVGFFAVIALVALLWWWLADWWIARTIERVGSDTVGAEVNVGQVDLRLQQGQFVLDRLQVTNASQPERNLIEIGQIDARINTEQLLWRRVHIEDMQINGIQFNTMRQSKGWVAEGGPKGIAGLVPEIANFDFAALGDSDSAMALLDNLKLESLQSVQALQNDIQQAREQFEQKRVQLPDEAKIESYQQRFKKLKEGSDGKGLERGLALLGKGKELDQLRKEIKADLNNIRALRDQVQQNYKQFKNRYQEIKAAPAKDVDRMLNNFSFDVPGSDRLISGVLGPTLEGQLNDGLQFYQSAEPWINKARVVAGQDPDAPPPPARAEGVNVHYPERDPQPEFWLKKASLNGLLEWAGWQGDFSGQLTDVTDQPQLVGKPIALSLKGTGKAGGAFNLDATIDTIPAAPAIDVNAVVDGIKLGSYTLSRDPQLALTSQSATLNAQLSGSSDDSGAHMNLAMRFRDLALNVQSNNDNDIVQTIINEIGKTDALDISLNYQRQGEEVMRRLKSSLDDIVKRAVRSALKQELSKQTEKVRAKLMAQANEALAPVDDALQQFGGLEALLADKEKLLEGLLK, encoded by the coding sequence ATGAAGTGGTTACGCTGGCAGGGCTTGGTGGGATTTTTCGCCGTTATCGCGTTGGTCGCGCTGCTGTGGTGGTGGCTCGCGGATTGGTGGATTGCGCGCACGATTGAGCGCGTTGGTTCGGATACTGTTGGTGCTGAAGTCAATGTCGGCCAAGTCGATTTGCGCTTGCAGCAAGGGCAGTTTGTGCTTGACCGTTTGCAGGTGACCAACGCCTCGCAACCAGAGCGCAACCTGATTGAGATTGGTCAGATCGATGCTCGCATCAATACCGAACAATTGCTCTGGCGCCGGGTGCATATCGAAGACATGCAGATCAACGGCATTCAATTCAACACGATGCGGCAAAGCAAAGGCTGGGTCGCGGAAGGCGGGCCAAAAGGCATTGCTGGTCTGGTGCCGGAAATCGCCAATTTCGATTTTGCTGCGCTCGGCGACAGTGACAGCGCGATGGCGCTGCTCGATAACCTGAAGCTGGAGTCGCTGCAATCGGTGCAGGCTTTGCAGAATGATATCCAACAGGCACGCGAGCAATTTGAGCAAAAGCGCGTACAGCTGCCGGATGAAGCGAAAATCGAGTCCTATCAGCAACGCTTCAAGAAGCTGAAAGAAGGCAGTGACGGCAAAGGCCTGGAACGCGGTTTGGCCTTGCTTGGCAAGGGCAAGGAGCTTGACCAGCTGCGCAAGGAAATCAAAGCGGATTTGAATAATATTCGCGCGCTGCGCGACCAGGTGCAGCAAAACTACAAGCAGTTCAAGAATCGCTATCAGGAAATCAAGGCGGCGCCGGCTAAGGATGTCGACCGCATGCTGAACAATTTCAGTTTCGATGTGCCGGGTTCTGATCGGCTGATTTCCGGCGTGCTCGGTCCGACATTGGAAGGGCAATTGAATGACGGTCTGCAGTTTTACCAAAGCGCCGAGCCGTGGATCAACAAGGCCAGGGTCGTGGCCGGGCAGGATCCGGACGCGCCACCGCCACCGGCACGTGCCGAAGGCGTCAACGTGCATTACCCGGAGCGCGATCCGCAGCCGGAATTCTGGTTGAAAAAAGCCTCATTGAATGGCTTGCTGGAATGGGCTGGTTGGCAAGGGGATTTCAGTGGCCAGTTGACGGATGTTACCGATCAGCCGCAACTCGTTGGCAAACCGATTGCGTTGAGTCTGAAAGGCACAGGCAAAGCCGGCGGTGCGTTCAACCTGGACGCGACGATCGACACGATACCGGCGGCGCCAGCGATTGATGTCAACGCCGTCGTTGATGGCATCAAGCTAGGCAGCTACACGCTGAGCCGCGATCCGCAACTGGCGCTGACCAGTCAATCGGCAACCCTGAACGCCCAGCTTAGCGGCAGCAGCGATGACAGTGGCGCCCACATGAATCTGGCCATGCGCTTTCGTGATTTGGCCTTGAATGTGCAAAGCAACAACGACAATGACATTGTCCAGACGATCATCAATGAAATCGGCAAGACCGACGCGCTCGATATTTCGCTGAATTACCAGCGCCAAGGCGAGGAAGTCATGCGCCGGCTGAAGAGCTCGCTGGATGATATCGTCAAGCGGGCCGTGCGCTCGGCGTTGAAACAGGAACTGTCGAAGCAAACCGAAAAGGTGCGGGCAAAACTGATGGCTCAGGCCAATGAGGCGCTGGCGCCGGTTGACGATGCATTGCAGCAATTTGGTGGTTTGGAAGCCTTGTTGGCCGACAAGGAAAAGCTGCTGGAGGGGCTGCTGAAATGA
- a CDS encoding TIGR03546 family protein, whose amino-acid sequence MLGTLIKILKVLNSETGPWQLAFGVSLGMLFGLTPLLSLHNLIVVLIALWCRVNLSLFFVSFGLFSAIAYLLDPVFHQTGYAVLNSNALLPLWTDWYNDAFLRWTRFNNTVVIGSLLIALLALLPMTLLARFGVRYYRQHWQAKLEKTPLMKWLQTTRVTEAFTRLGGSS is encoded by the coding sequence GTGCTCGGCACTTTGATCAAAATCCTGAAAGTCCTGAATTCTGAAACCGGCCCTTGGCAACTGGCTTTTGGTGTCAGCCTCGGCATGTTGTTTGGGCTGACACCGCTGCTCAGTCTGCATAACCTGATTGTCGTGTTGATTGCGCTGTGGTGCCGGGTGAATCTGAGCTTGTTTTTTGTCTCATTCGGTTTGTTTTCCGCCATCGCTTATTTGCTTGATCCGGTATTCCATCAAACCGGTTATGCCGTGCTGAACAGCAACGCACTGCTGCCACTATGGACCGACTGGTATAACGACGCGTTTTTGCGCTGGACCCGGTTCAACAATACCGTTGTCATTGGTTCATTGCTGATAGCGCTGCTGGCCTTGTTGCCCATGACGTTGCTGGCGCGTTTCGGCGTGCGCTATTACCGTCAACACTGGCAGGCAAAACTGGAGAAAACGCCGTTGATGAAATGGCTGCAAACGACCCGCGTAACGGAAGCGTTCACCCGTCTGGGAGGTTCGTCATGA
- a CDS encoding glutathione S-transferase family protein, with translation MYTLYEMAASGNCYKCRLAMTQLHIPFERVEVNLQGGEQYGPAFKAMNLNSKVPVLKIDAQRALPESNAILCFVAEGRALMPSSPWAKAQVMQWLFFEQYSHEPYIATVRFWKAFSGAPERFAADIARCMPRGYKALDVMEQHLSRNVFFADNIYTIADIALYAYTHCAADGGYDLHAYPHIRRWLHRVEQTADFVPLKA, from the coding sequence ATGTACACGTTGTATGAAATGGCGGCCAGTGGTAATTGCTATAAATGTCGCCTGGCGATGACGCAACTGCATATTCCGTTTGAGCGCGTCGAAGTTAATTTGCAGGGCGGTGAACAATACGGCCCAGCGTTCAAGGCCATGAATCTGAACAGCAAGGTGCCGGTGTTGAAAATCGATGCACAGCGTGCGCTGCCGGAATCCAATGCGATCTTGTGTTTTGTTGCGGAAGGTCGCGCGTTGATGCCGAGTTCGCCATGGGCCAAAGCGCAAGTCATGCAATGGCTGTTCTTCGAGCAATACAGTCACGAACCCTACATCGCCACCGTGCGCTTCTGGAAAGCGTTTTCTGGCGCGCCAGAACGTTTCGCTGCGGATATCGCCCGTTGCATGCCGCGCGGTTATAAAGCGCTGGATGTCATGGAACAACACTTAAGTCGTAACGTGTTTTTTGCGGACAATATCTATACGATTGCCGATATCGCCCTGTATGCCTACACTCATTGTGCAGCGGATGGCGGCTATGACTTGCATGCGTATCCGCATATCCGCCGCTGGTTGCATCGGGTGGAGCAGACGGCGGATTTTGTTCCGCTGAAGGCGTAA
- a CDS encoding alpha/beta hydrolase family protein gives MADVLNSVETEIRCADDTHLRATLWRPAQANGCVVQINSALAVQRRFYQRFAQFLAERGFTVLSYDYRGIGDSLHTHPRLSSATFRDLGERDMAAAVSYVKQHFPDFRHVVVGHSAGAALFGLAPNCDEVDAVFAVAAPSAWTGHYDWPYRATVWSFFNIFIPVTTPLFGYFPGQYFGVGPLPKGIAQQWRRWSRSPHYVVSSDGEPLREHYARCRQPMRFVHLSDDRLYAPLSSVKSVAGFYRNAPRQIVTIRPRDIGVKQIGHFGFFRSRMPDQLWQSAADWLLNPARP, from the coding sequence ATGGCTGATGTGCTGAACAGTGTCGAAACCGAAATCCGTTGCGCCGACGACACGCATTTGCGGGCAACGCTATGGCGTCCGGCACAGGCCAATGGCTGTGTGGTGCAAATCAATTCGGCGCTGGCCGTGCAGCGGCGATTTTATCAACGTTTTGCCCAATTTTTGGCCGAACGTGGTTTTACCGTATTGAGTTATGACTATCGCGGTATTGGCGATAGCTTGCACACGCATCCGCGTTTGAGTTCAGCGACCTTCCGCGATCTCGGTGAACGCGATATGGCGGCAGCCGTCAGTTACGTGAAACAACATTTTCCTGATTTTCGTCATGTCGTTGTCGGCCATTCGGCTGGCGCGGCGTTGTTTGGCCTAGCACCCAATTGCGACGAAGTCGATGCGGTATTTGCCGTCGCCGCACCCTCCGCCTGGACCGGCCATTACGATTGGCCTTATCGCGCCACGGTGTGGTCGTTCTTCAATATTTTTATTCCGGTGACGACACCGCTGTTCGGTTATTTTCCAGGGCAATATTTCGGCGTTGGCCCGCTACCCAAAGGCATCGCTCAACAATGGCGACGCTGGTCACGCTCGCCGCATTATGTCGTGTCATCGGATGGTGAACCGCTGCGTGAACATTATGCGCGCTGTCGTCAGCCGATGCGTTTTGTCCATTTGTCCGATGATCGGCTTTATGCTCCACTGTCGTCGGTAAAAAGCGTTGCCGGTTTTTACCGCAACGCACCGCGCCAGATCGTCACCATTCGGCCACGCGATATTGGCGTCAAACAAATTGGTCATTTCGGCTTTTTCCGCAGCCGCATGCCGGATCAGCTTTGGCAATCGGCGGCGGACTGGTTGTTGAATCCGGCCAGACCCTAA
- a CDS encoding Kelch repeat-containing protein, with protein sequence MSYLARWALVWALCCGAPSFAAEPLNQSALPPVPQPLANNAVARLDIAGRYRLYSFMGLGPGKAAEDISRAAYELDADTGRWHVLPPVPGPSRLASVAAGAGRYLYLFGGYTVAGNGEEVSTPEVWRFDPLQRRYDPMPPMPKPVDDSVALVWRERHILLISGWHNDGNVSDVQWFDTGAERWSKATAFPGKAVFGHAGGLLDDHMLICGGVYVAGVEQGRRQYRLSDECWLGYLNENVLGDIQWRPIKAPSSAFRYRAAATGTRLRGRHIVFAGGTQRPYNYNGIGYDGVPAEPVAEVMAFNLHNQTWENWGTLPTPTMDHRGLMELNGGLVTIGGMESGQKVTPVVRRFIPPTRR encoded by the coding sequence ATGTCTTATCTAGCGCGCTGGGCATTGGTGTGGGCATTGTGCTGTGGCGCTCCCAGTTTTGCCGCCGAACCGTTGAATCAGTCGGCGCTGCCGCCAGTACCTCAGCCTCTGGCCAACAATGCGGTTGCTCGTTTGGATATCGCCGGACGCTACCGTCTGTATTCATTCATGGGCCTTGGGCCGGGCAAAGCCGCCGAGGATATTTCCCGCGCCGCTTACGAACTCGACGCCGATACCGGTCGTTGGCATGTGTTGCCGCCGGTGCCGGGGCCGTCCCGGCTCGCCAGTGTCGCCGCCGGTGCTGGGCGCTACCTATACCTATTTGGCGGCTACACCGTCGCCGGTAACGGTGAAGAAGTCTCGACGCCGGAGGTCTGGCGTTTCGACCCATTGCAACGTCGCTATGACCCGATGCCGCCGATGCCAAAACCGGTCGATGATTCGGTGGCACTGGTTTGGCGCGAGCGCCATATCCTGCTGATCTCCGGCTGGCACAACGATGGCAATGTCAGCGATGTGCAGTGGTTCGATACCGGTGCTGAACGATGGAGCAAGGCAACAGCATTTCCGGGTAAAGCCGTTTTCGGCCACGCTGGCGGGCTGCTCGATGATCACATGCTGATTTGCGGCGGCGTTTATGTCGCCGGCGTTGAGCAAGGGCGACGCCAATATCGACTCAGTGATGAATGCTGGCTTGGTTATCTGAATGAGAATGTGCTCGGTGACATTCAGTGGCGGCCGATCAAAGCGCCTAGCAGTGCTTTTCGCTATCGCGCTGCCGCCACCGGCACCCGTTTGCGTGGTCGTCATATCGTGTTCGCGGGTGGCACCCAGCGGCCGTACAATTACAACGGCATTGGCTATGACGGCGTGCCGGCAGAACCAGTGGCTGAGGTCATGGCATTCAACCTGCACAACCAAACCTGGGAAAACTGGGGAACACTACCCACACCGACGATGGATCATCGTGGCTTAATGGAATTGAATGGCGGCTTGGTGACGATTGGTGGCATGGAGAGCGGGCAGAAAGTGACACCGGTGGTGCGCCGCTTCATTCCGCCAACGCGGCGCTGA
- a CDS encoding substrate-binding periplasmic protein, which produces MRLVLLLVPALLAAAETRPVVRLNTLEWPPYTTEALPDRGHTTAVVEKVWQAAGFDPKIRFRPWSRTVREARTGQNQIEGYFPEYYAEALTANFLFSDPIGGGWLGLAEQTERPIRWQRLQDLKPYTIGVVTDYVNTRDFDAAVRDGWLRTDEASDDQKNLRKLLYGRLDLVVIDENVFAYLLSHDASLLPGRTLLQINPQKLEYKKLYLCLRKSAEAERKMASFNLMLRQLQDRGEIPLFE; this is translated from the coding sequence TTGAGACTCGTGTTGTTGCTGGTGCCAGCGTTATTGGCCGCCGCCGAAACGCGTCCTGTTGTTCGCCTGAATACCCTGGAATGGCCACCGTACACGACCGAAGCGCTACCTGACCGCGGCCACACCACGGCCGTCGTGGAGAAGGTCTGGCAGGCGGCCGGTTTTGATCCCAAAATCCGCTTTCGTCCGTGGTCACGAACGGTGCGCGAGGCGCGCACCGGCCAGAATCAGATTGAAGGTTATTTCCCGGAATACTACGCCGAAGCGTTAACGGCGAATTTCCTGTTTTCCGATCCCATTGGCGGCGGCTGGCTTGGTCTCGCTGAACAAACCGAACGGCCCATTCGCTGGCAGCGATTGCAGGATTTAAAGCCATACACGATTGGCGTCGTCACCGACTACGTCAATACCCGCGATTTTGATGCTGCCGTCCGCGACGGTTGGCTGCGCACCGATGAGGCCAGCGACGACCAGAAAAACCTGCGCAAGCTGCTTTATGGTCGACTCGATCTGGTGGTGATTGACGAAAACGTATTTGCCTATCTGCTCAGTCACGACGCGTCGCTGTTACCGGGACGAACCCTGCTACAAATCAATCCGCAGAAACTCGAATACAAAAAACTTTACCTTTGCTTACGCAAATCCGCAGAGGCCGAGCGCAAGATGGCGAGCTTCAATCTGATGCTGCGGCAACTGCAGGATCGGGGCGAAATTCCGCTGTTCGAGTAA
- a CDS encoding transcriptional regulator GcvA: protein MSRRLPPLNSLRAFEAAARNLSFTRAAEEIHVTQAAISHQIKALEDFLNVKLFTRKNRELLLTDEGQMYWPVIRDVFEKLADATERVRAKVAAGPLSVSVVPTFAVQWLVPRLSRFSELHPEIDVRLKASDAEVNFHDDNVDVAIYFGDGSWSDLHVERLLEEFLFPVCSPQLAKGSKPLKTPADLSQHSLLHDESFDGWRRWLNYVGAKSVRWNRGPVFSHTAMVLQAAAHGQGVALAHSVLAQNDLASGRLVRPFDQMLPLEEGYFLVCPRAAADRPKIVAFRQWLQRTIEEDRKLLS, encoded by the coding sequence ATGAGCCGTCGATTACCGCCGCTGAACTCGCTGAGAGCGTTTGAGGCAGCCGCTAGAAACCTAAGTTTCACAAGGGCTGCCGAGGAGATTCATGTAACTCAGGCTGCGATCAGTCACCAGATTAAAGCATTAGAAGATTTCCTTAATGTGAAATTATTCACGCGAAAAAACCGGGAATTGCTCTTGACAGACGAGGGCCAGATGTATTGGCCGGTCATTCGTGATGTGTTCGAAAAGCTGGCGGACGCCACCGAACGGGTGCGGGCGAAGGTGGCGGCCGGGCCACTTTCGGTGTCGGTGGTGCCGACGTTTGCCGTGCAGTGGTTGGTGCCGCGCCTGAGCCGGTTCAGCGAATTGCACCCGGAAATCGACGTGCGATTGAAAGCCTCGGATGCCGAGGTGAATTTTCACGACGACAATGTCGATGTCGCGATTTATTTCGGCGACGGCAGTTGGTCGGATTTGCACGTCGAGCGTTTGCTTGAGGAGTTTTTGTTTCCGGTCTGTTCGCCGCAGCTTGCCAAAGGCAGTAAACCGCTGAAAACGCCGGCCGATTTGTCCCAGCACAGTCTGTTGCACGATGAAAGTTTCGATGGCTGGCGACGCTGGCTGAATTATGTCGGCGCCAAGTCGGTGCGCTGGAACCGCGGCCCGGTGTTTTCACACACGGCGATGGTGTTGCAGGCAGCTGCGCACGGTCAGGGCGTGGCGCTGGCGCACTCGGTGTTGGCCCAGAACGATTTGGCTTCAGGCCGTTTGGTTCGGCCATTCGACCAAATGCTGCCGTTGGAAGAGGGGTATTTTTTGGTTTGTCCGCGTGCGGCAGCTGACCGGCCGAAAATCGTCGCGTTTCGGCAATGGTTGCAACGCACGATTGAAGAAGATCGAAAGCTGCTGAGTTGA
- a CDS encoding nuclear transport factor 2 family protein, producing the protein MPLRQLLLLTLLICSSSLYAEAPHPVVQSFINAYNERNLTEMLRHCDDQIRWMWVEQDKLSSETSGTNALAEAMQTHFAGSHQTRSAVLSWQQSGEFISVIEQASWPHQDQIRQQCSLAIYQLREQKILNVWYFPSHACD; encoded by the coding sequence ATGCCCCTTCGCCAACTACTGCTGCTGACTTTGCTCATCTGCAGTTCATCGCTTTATGCCGAAGCACCGCATCCGGTGGTGCAGTCCTTTATCAATGCTTACAACGAACGCAACCTGACAGAAATGCTGCGCCATTGCGATGATCAGATTCGTTGGATGTGGGTGGAGCAGGACAAACTCAGCAGCGAAACCTCAGGGACAAACGCACTGGCTGAAGCCATGCAAACGCATTTCGCTGGTAGCCATCAAACGCGCTCGGCGGTGCTGAGCTGGCAGCAAAGCGGTGAATTTATCAGCGTCATCGAACAAGCCAGCTGGCCACACCAAGATCAAATCCGCCAGCAATGCAGTCTGGCGATTTACCAGTTACGCGAACAGAAAATTCTCAACGTCTGGTATTTCCCATCACATGCCTGCGATTAA
- a CDS encoding DUF819 family protein, which produces MNSAVMFSDDRVVMGLLAVTLGFVFYTSKSSHPLWQKFYKWVPALFMCYFLPSLLNTFQIIDGNASGLYKMAKDYLLPCSLVLLTLSVDLQRLLALGPKALIMFLTATAGIIIGGPLAMLAFTAVMPEHGFTEAGQELWRGMSTVAGSWIGGAANQAAMKETYAVPGDLFSIMVTVDIVVANIWVGILFLFINRAEKMDAWLKADNSSIVELRQTVEKFEKEHHRDTTLADLMVMFALAMGITSLSHWLGGHTASFFGSNFPELKAWSLDSTFLWLVVYATAGGVLLSFTKAKNLEGAGASKVGSAFLYVLIATVGMHMDITAVIKHWQLFFLGMIWIAVHAILLLTVAKLIRAPTFFICVGSQANIGGAASAPVVAAAFHPSLASVGVLMAVFGYVLGTYGAYVCAEMMRLAAGG; this is translated from the coding sequence ATGAATAGTGCAGTGATGTTTTCCGACGACCGCGTCGTCATGGGCTTGTTGGCCGTGACGCTTGGCTTTGTGTTCTACACTTCGAAGAGTTCGCACCCGCTCTGGCAGAAATTCTATAAATGGGTACCCGCCCTGTTTATGTGCTATTTCCTGCCCAGTTTGCTCAATACCTTTCAGATCATTGATGGCAATGCGTCCGGCTTGTACAAAATGGCCAAGGATTATCTGCTGCCATGCTCGCTGGTGTTGTTGACCCTGAGTGTTGATTTGCAGCGCTTGCTGGCGCTAGGGCCAAAAGCGCTGATCATGTTTTTGACGGCGACCGCCGGCATCATTATCGGTGGTCCGCTGGCGATGCTGGCGTTCACCGCGGTCATGCCGGAGCACGGTTTTACCGAAGCCGGTCAGGAATTGTGGCGAGGCATGAGTACCGTTGCCGGTAGCTGGATTGGTGGTGCCGCCAACCAGGCCGCGATGAAAGAAACCTATGCCGTGCCGGGCGATCTGTTTTCGATCATGGTCACCGTCGATATCGTTGTCGCCAATATCTGGGTCGGTATTCTGTTTTTGTTTATCAATCGCGCCGAGAAAATGGATGCGTGGTTAAAAGCTGATAACAGTTCGATTGTTGAGCTGCGTCAGACCGTCGAGAAGTTCGAGAAAGAACATCACCGCGACACGACGCTGGCCGATCTGATGGTGATGTTTGCGCTGGCCATGGGTATCACCAGCTTGTCACATTGGCTGGGCGGACACACCGCCAGCTTTTTCGGTAGCAATTTCCCGGAGCTGAAAGCCTGGAGTCTCGATAGCACGTTCCTGTGGCTGGTGGTTTACGCTACGGCCGGTGGCGTGTTGCTGTCGTTCACCAAAGCGAAAAACCTCGAAGGTGCCGGCGCCTCAAAAGTCGGCAGCGCATTTTTGTATGTGTTGATTGCCACGGTCGGCATGCATATGGACATCACGGCGGTGATCAAGCACTGGCAGTTGTTCTTCCTCGGTATGATCTGGATTGCTGTGCACGCGATTTTGCTGCTGACGGTTGCCAAACTGATTCGGGCGCCAACATTCTTTATCTGTGTTGGCAGCCAGGCCAATATCGGTGGTGCCGCGTCGGCGCCCGTGGTTGCTGCGGCGTTCCACCCGTCGCTGGCCTCGGTTGGCGTATTGATGGCCGTGTTTGGTTATGTGCTCGGTACCTATGGTGCCTATGTATGCGCCGAAATGATGCGCCTGGCAGCGGGTGGATAA
- a CDS encoding Mpo1 family 2-hydroxy fatty acid dioxygenase: MKTAGQWLDEYGASHQNPTNKLIHWFCVPVIYFTVAAFLYAIPMPFAEKSLFINWSAFVMVLVAIYYLRLNLALGVLMAAFSFGCLWLSHWLDLHAAFPLWQIAAALFVLAWIAQFIGHHIEGKKPSFLKDLQFLMIGPAWVFGFLLRKVGVSL, encoded by the coding sequence ATGAAAACTGCTGGTCAATGGCTCGACGAATACGGTGCCAGTCACCAAAACCCTACCAATAAATTGATTCACTGGTTTTGTGTGCCGGTGATTTATTTCACCGTTGCCGCCTTTTTGTACGCGATTCCGATGCCGTTTGCCGAGAAATCACTGTTCATCAATTGGTCGGCTTTCGTCATGGTGTTGGTCGCGATCTATTACCTACGTCTGAATCTGGCGCTCGGTGTGTTGATGGCGGCGTTCTCCTTTGGCTGCCTATGGTTGTCGCACTGGCTCGATTTGCATGCGGCTTTTCCTCTGTGGCAAATCGCCGCGGCACTGTTTGTGTTGGCCTGGATCGCCCAGTTTATTGGCCACCATATCGAAGGTAAGAAGCCTTCATTCTTGAAAGATCTGCAATTCCTGATGATCGGCCCGGCCTGGGTGTTTGGGTTTTTGTTGCGCAAGGTTGGCGTTTCCCTGTAA
- a CDS encoding RNA polymerase sigma factor, with protein MWLLDDDKQLISRALSGSERAWVKLVRRYESRVYNLAYRMTGSQQDALDLMQESFLAAFRNLPNYRHDGPFPAWLLRITSHRSVDFLRRRRGNPLHRAEDVQDHEPASGSLESDAEHHQLRRQLLTVLQRLPFEQRQVVELKFFQGLTFEDIAGQIGIPANTAKTRLYAALKTMRGHKELYHAL; from the coding sequence ATGTGGTTACTGGACGATGACAAGCAGCTGATCAGCCGCGCCCTGTCCGGCTCTGAACGAGCCTGGGTGAAGCTGGTGCGGCGATACGAAAGCCGGGTCTACAACCTGGCTTACCGGATGACCGGCAGTCAGCAGGACGCGCTGGATTTGATGCAGGAGTCATTTCTGGCGGCTTTCCGCAATCTGCCGAACTACCGCCACGATGGCCCGTTTCCAGCCTGGCTGCTGCGCATCACCAGCCATCGTTCGGTCGATTTTTTGCGCCGGCGACGCGGCAATCCGCTGCACCGGGCCGAAGACGTGCAAGACCACGAACCGGCATCCGGTTCGCTGGAAAGCGATGCCGAGCATCATCAATTGCGCCGGCAATTATTAACGGTGTTGCAACGGCTACCGTTTGAGCAGCGTCAGGTTGTTGAACTGAAATTTTTTCAGGGTCTGACGTTTGAAGACATTGCCGGCCAAATCGGTATTCCGGCCAACACGGCCAAAACCCGCTTGTATGCCGCCCTGAAAACGATGCGCGGCCACAAGGAGCTTTACCATGCACTGTGA